GGCTGGCCAGGTTGCGTCACCGGGTTCTCAAGATATCCCCGTAATTCGACCCACTGCTGGTTGAGGATCATCTCTTGCACCCGTTGATTGCCCGTGACATTCATTGTTTCGTGAACGAACTCCCATTTGCCAAACTCAGTGCTAGGGACGCGGACCTGAAAAATGACACCCAGCAACGTCTCGGCAATCATGGCGGCATTGGCTCGTGGCTCGCCGGGCAGATCGTCAACCAAAGAACGGATAGCGGCCACTAAATTTGGTGCATGTTTGGTGGCGACAACATAGTGGCCACTTCGGGCGGCGCGAAACGTCTCGACCAGTGTCTCTGTGTCGCGCACTTCCCCTACCATGATCGCCAAGGGAATCTCGCGCATGGCATCTCGTACGCCCACAGCGATCGATATCACATTGGTGCCAACTTCGCGAGGCGTGATGCGGCACTTCTTTTCTTTCAGCACGTATTCAATGGGATCTTCCACCGTGACCAAGTGACCAACTCGGTGATTATTCAAGTGATCAAAGTAGCTTGTCATGGTGGTTGTCTTGCCAGACCCCGTGGGGCCGACCACAAGCAGCAACCCATAATTCGCGTCTGCCAGGACGGTCATGGGTCCGGGCAGGCCCAGCGTGGTTAGGTCCGGCACTTCTTCGGGAATCACCCGAATCACGCAGCCCAACAGCCCGGGAAGGCCATCAGCTACGTCACTCTGTTCACCACCCCAAAGGAAGATGTTTGCCCGATACCTTGCTGAAGGTCCCATGCGAATAGGCCCATCTATTCCGCCCGCGCGGATTCGCCCCTCCCAATTCTGATCGACTAAATTGAATAGTGCTTTCATTTCAGCCCGCGTCAGCAGCTGCGATTCGCAGTAGGCGTCGTCAACCGAGGCAATGCTGACTTCACCGTTCATGGTAGTTTCGCATTCAATGAACCGGTTTTCTCGAAGGATCAAGTTACTGACCGATTGGTTCACCAGGAGCGAGATTGCCCATTCGATCTTCTCCATGATGGAGATCATCCCCTCCATCGTCTCTCTCGGTTCCATTTGATTGTCATGTGGCATAGGTGGCACCTTCAACGAAGAAAACCTGTTCAGGGCAGAAATTTACGAGCGCCCAACTTCTGCGTTCACTGCTGCGGTTCCAGCCGGCGCCGAGTTGCAGTTGATACCCACCAAATCGGCATCGAGCTGACCACCAATGTTTTTCACGACAACTGCGACGCCAGCTGTCGGTGTGATCGTGATACGTGCTGCAGTGCTATCAAGTTCATCCACCATACCTGTGCAAAGACGCGCCGGCACAGCTGCGAGACCGACTTTCAGACCATCGTTGATTCCAGCCATATTGCTTGGTGCCACCGTATAGGCAGTGTTATTTACGGTTGACGTTGCTGTGACAGCGGCGGTGCCGCGCCCAGTTGTCAGATTGGCTGGGAAACAATCCTTGTTGCCCAAGGTTTGCATTGAGATACCTGCAAAACTGGGAGTAGACACCGAGTTTTGACCGCACGCGAGCGCCAAGGCGATAATTTTCCCTTCGTTGGCCCCCTTGCGTTTCTGCATGGTGTTGTAGCCGTACGCGGCACCAGCTGCAAGGGCGCCGATGATACCGATCACCACCATTATCTCGATCAGGGTAAAACCAGTTTGTTTTTTGTTTGATTTAAATGTTTTCATGAATACTCTCTACTTTAAGGATTAAGGAAACGAACAGTCGGACAGGGCAACGGGAACTCAGTTAA
This is a stretch of genomic DNA from Rhodoferax ferrireducens T118. It encodes these proteins:
- a CDS encoding type IV pilus twitching motility protein PilT; the encoded protein is MPHDNQMEPRETMEGMISIMEKIEWAISLLVNQSVSNLILRENRFIECETTMNGEVSIASVDDAYCESQLLTRAEMKALFNLVDQNWEGRIRAGGIDGPIRMGPSARYRANIFLWGGEQSDVADGLPGLLGCVIRVIPEEVPDLTTLGLPGPMTVLADANYGLLLVVGPTGSGKTTTMTSYFDHLNNHRVGHLVTVEDPIEYVLKEKKCRITPREVGTNVISIAVGVRDAMREIPLAIMVGEVRDTETLVETFRAARSGHYVVATKHAPNLVAAIRSLVDDLPGEPRANAAMIAETLLGVIFQVRVPSTEFGKWEFVHETMNVTGNQRVQEMILNQQWVELRGYLENPVTQPGQPGQRNDAVESLNRNLAKKVAEGKITAAAADRRAYDRPGLRRAIAAVRTELTREA
- a CDS encoding type II secretion system protein, producing the protein MKTFKSNKKQTGFTLIEIMVVIGIIGALAAGAAYGYNTMQKRKGANEGKIIALALACGQNSVSTPSFAGISMQTLGNKDCFPANLTTGRGTAAVTATSTVNNTAYTVAPSNMAGINDGLKVGLAAVPARLCTGMVDELDSTAARITITPTAGVAVVVKNIGGQLDADLVGINCNSAPAGTAAVNAEVGRS